The proteins below come from a single Drosophila suzukii chromosome X, CBGP_Dsuzu_IsoJpt1.0, whole genome shotgun sequence genomic window:
- the LOC108018921 gene encoding man(5)GlcNAc(2)-PP-dolichol translocation protein RFT1: MARNVLESSLLGAGFSIIFQILCRILTFGINAYIVRHVGREVLGIMNVRLLLLESTLLFLSREAINRAALSANAQQGDRCSWAQLINQMWLTVPICAVLCAPCLYIWLNWLSAVDAIYASQYEFACYAVAFSCVLELLAESAVFVAQVFCFVKLKIMLNTLHILVRSAIFLWIVTGDRSAAITAFAIAQLSSAVTIVLGQYGFFYFYLKGFKDFVAQQARKKPATPKAWQVSLYEHMDDFPFKQLNDFLPGVMFNPNGKHFNRELQTLTLSFVKQGVLKQILTEGEKYVMSVSPVLSFGEQATYDVVNNLGSMAARFIFRPIEDSSYFYFTQTLTRDTKLAKQPQERVRQASSVLNNLLLGVSSIGLIAFTFGQSYSYPVLLLYGGPDFVAGGLPQSLLQWHCLAIYLLAVNGISEGYMFATNTSRDIDKYNYLMAIFSISFLVLSYILTGIFGPVGFIFANCINMLSRILYSTYYIRHQYRPLSLDPLLGLWPGKLFGGTLFLAGIVCYWYQSSGLATHLGVGVLAGLACLLSWALSHRDLVRLAWRYGRRIKID; encoded by the exons ATGGCGCGCAATGTGCTCGAGAGCAGCCTGCTGGGCGCCGGCTTCAGCATCATCTTTCAG ATACTGTGCCGCATCCTAACCTTCGGCATCAACGCCTACATTGTGCGACATGTGGGTCGCGAGGTGCTGGGCATCATGAACGTGCGTCTGCTGCTCCTGGAGAGCACCCTGCTCTTCTTGTCCCGCGAGGCCATCAACCGGGCGGCCCTGAGCGCCAATGCCCAGCAGGGCGACCGCTGCTCCTGGGCGCAGCTGATCAACCAGATGTGGCTCAC GGTGCCCATCTGCGCTGTTCTGTGTGCTCCTTGTCTGTACATCTGGCTTAATTGGCTGTCGGCGGTGGACGCCATCTACGCCTCGCAGTACGAGTTCGCCTGCTATGCCGTGGCCTTCTCCTGCGTTCTAGAACTGCTAGCCGAGTCAGCGGTATTTGTGGCCCAGGTCTTTTGCTTCGTAAAGCTGAAGATCATGCTGAATACGCTGCACATCCTTGTGCGTTCCGCCATCTTCCTGTGGATAGTCACCGGTGATCGCAGTGCGGCAATCACTGCCTTTGCAATTGCTCAGCTTTCCAGCGCCGTGACTATTGTCCTGGGCCAATATGGCTTCTTTTACTTTTACCTTAAGGGCTTCAAGGATTTCGTGGCCCAGCAGGCGAGAAAGAAGCCGGCGACTCCGAAAGCCTGGCAGGTTTCCCTCTACGAGCACATGGATGACTTCCCCTTCAAGCAGCTGAACGACTTTCTGCCCGGCGTGATGTTCAATCCGAATGGAAAGCATTTCAACCGGGAACTGCAAACACTTACACTGAGCTTCGTAAAGCAGGGCGTGCTCAAGCAAATCCTCACGGAGGGCGAGAAATATGTGATGTCCGTGTCGCCGGTGTTGAGCTTCGGGGAGCAGGCCACCTACGATGTGGTTAACAACCTGGGCAGCATGGCGGCCCGTTTCATCTTCCGACCCATCGAGGACAGTTCGTACTTCTACTTCACGCAGACGTTGACCCGGGACACCAAACTGGCCAAGCAACCGCAGGAGCGCGTCCGCCAGGCAAGCAGTGTCCTGAACAATCTGCTCCTGGGCGTGAGCTCCATTGGCCTGATTGCGTTTACCTTCGGGCAGAGCTACTCGTATCCAGTCCTGCTGCTCTACGGCGGCCCAGACTTTGTGGCGGGCGGCTTGCCACAGAGCCTGCTGCAGTGGCACTGCCTGGCGATCTATCTGCTGGCCGTGAATGGGATCAGCGAGGGCTATATGTTTGCCACGAACACCAGTCGGGATATCGACAAGTACAACTATCTGATGGCCATCTTTTCGATTAGCTTCCTGGTGCTCTCCTACATTTTGACGGGGATATTTGGCCCGGTGGGCTTCATCTTCGCGAACTGCATAAACATGCTGAGCAGGATTCTGTACAGCACCTATTATATCAGGCATCAGTATCGACCGCTTTCGCTGGATCCGCTGCTGGGCCTCTGGCCGGGGAAACTCTTCGGAGGCACGCTCTTCCTGGCCGGGATCGTCTGTTATTGG TACCAAAGTTCTGGCCTTGCCACACATCTGGGCGTGGGTGTCCTGGCTGGGCTAGCCTGCCTTCTGTCCTGGGCACTGTCCCATCGGGATCTGGTGCGTCTGGCCTGGCGTTATGGACGCCGCATTAAGATCGATTAG
- the Lint-O gene encoding neurofilament heavy polypeptide produces MKRTKDEDKEEAPAQPAAHNSSAGSNGHEATSPVGTTASAATSSAAVSDASIPGASVRTTGRVKKPKQVYDPSDNYVSRASSRNSLGGTAASTAAAVAASTGNVQSPPANVTAKETSDSQESTPSPAVSEQQAAQNRNFDTCQKCGKSEPKRGSGHKSNFLTCKGCMQKWHFPCLPIHFQNQSTARKKYKCDKCRYCQVCNVKGRDLPICSVCVEAYHADCNDPTIKQYKVVDTNPKWKCFRCEASNSGNNTSPSSEEQTGGRKSNASRDDPPVLPRKSNAGRKKRVQSDPTGQEKPAKIEKLGKRSPPLKPEEKKDKKEERKEEKKEAKKEELPEQPAEVKVEKVEKEEAEAEEIVPVQPENQDQPEQSQESPPSRLSPPPPAAAESPVDIKAQPVATWSVEQVVGFVAQHYPKEANVFRYQDIDGASLLLLTRQDVMNGFGLKLGPALRVFELVMSLQSRSDDVRLAWFE; encoded by the exons ATGAAGCGAACCAAGGACGAGGACAAGGAGGAGGCGCCGGCCCAACCGGCGGCGCACAACAGCAGTGCCGGCAGCAACGGTCACGAAGCCACATCTCCCGTGGGCACCACTGCATCGGCGGCCACTTCATCCGCAGCCGTTTCGGATGCTTCGATACCAGGAGCCTCCGTTCGCACGACGGGCCGCGTCAAG AAACCCAAGCAGGTGTACGATCCCTCGGACAACTATGTGTCCCGGGCCAGCAGTCGCAATTCCCTTGGCGGAACAGCGGCATCTACAgccgctgctgttgctgcgtCCACCGGCAATGTCCAGTCACCACCTGCCAACGTAACTGCCAAGGAGACCAGCGATTCGCAGGAGTCCACACCCAGTCCGGCCGTTTCGGAGCAGCAGGCGGCGCAGAATCGCAACTTCGACACGTGCCAGAAGTGTGGCAAAAGCGAACCCAAACGCGGCTCCGGTCACAAGAGCAACTTTCTCACCTGCAAAGGATGCATGCAGAAAT GGCACTTTCCGTGTTTGCCGATCCATTTCCAGAATCAGAGCACGGCCCGCAAGAAGTACAAGTGCGACAAGTGTCGCTACTGCCAGGTGTGCAACGTTAAGGGCCGGGATCTGCCCATTTGCAGTGTGTGCGTGGAGGCCTACCATGCGGACTGCAACGACCCCACCATCAAGCAATACAAAGTCGTCGATACCAATCCCAAGTGGAAGTGTTTCCGATGCGAGGCGAGCAATAGTGGCAATAACACCAGCCCGTCCAGCGAGGAGCAGACGGGGGGCAGGAAATCTAATGCGAGCCGTGACGACCCTCCAGTATTGCCAAGGAAATCGAATGCGGGCCGGAAAAAGCGTGTCCAATCTGATCCCACTGGTCAAGAGAAGCCAGCGAAGATTGAGAAGCTGGGAAAACGAAGTCCGCCGCTGAAACCAGAAGAGAAAAAAGATAAGAAGGAGGAAAGGAAGGAAGAAAAGAAGGAGGccaagaaggaagagctgCCTGAACAACCAGCTGAGGTCAAGGTAGAGAAGGTCGAGAAGGAGGAGGCAGAGGCGGAGGAGATCGTGCCTGTGCAGCCGGAGAATCAAGACCAGCCTGAGCAAAGTCAGGAATCGCCTCCCTCACGTCTTTCGCCACCGCCACCTGCAGCTGCAGAAAGCCCCGTGGACATAAAGGCCCAGCCGGTAGCCACCTGGTCCGTGGAACAGGTCGTCGGCTTTGTTGCCCAGCACTATCCAAAGGAGGCGAACGTGTTCCGATACCAGGACATCGATGGCGCCTCTTTGCTGCTGCTCACCCGCCAGGATGTGATGAACGGATTTGGCCTGAAGCTGGGCCCGGCGCTGCGCGTCTTCGAACTGGTGATGTCCCTGCAGAGTCGCTCTGATGACGTGAGACTCGCCTGGTTCGAGTAA
- the Ugalt gene encoding UDP-N-acetylglucosamine transporter isoform X2: MNIHMNANTLKYISLLTLTLQNAILGLSMRYARTRPGDIFLSSTAVLMAEFAKLITCLFLVFNEEGKDAQKFVRSLHKTIIANPMDTLKVCVPSLVYIVQNNLLYVSASHLDAATYQVTYQLKILTTAMFAVVILRRKLLNTQWGALLLLVMGIVLVQLAQTVGPSSGSAGGAAAAATAASSGGAPEQNRMLGLWAALGACFLSGFAGIYFEKILKGAEISVWMRNVQLSLLSIPFGLITCFVNDGSRIFDRGFFNGYDVFVWYLVLLQAGGGLIVAVVVKYADNILKGFATSLAIIISCVASIYIFDFNLTLQFSFGAGLVIASIFLYGYDPGRSAPKSTMQGPGGDEEKLLPRV; the protein is encoded by the exons ATGAATATACACA TGAACGCCAATACCCTGAAGTACATCAGCCTGCTGACGCTGACCCTGCAGAATGCGATCCTGGGCCTCAGCATGCGGTATGCCCGCACCCGACCAGGCGACATCTTCCTCAGCTCCACGG CCGTGCTAATGGCCGAGTTTGCCAAGCTGATCACGTGCCTGTTCCTGGTCTTCAACGAGGAGGGCAAGGATGCCCAGAAGTTCGTCCGTTCGCTGCACAAGACCATCATTGCCAATCCCATGGACACGCTGAAGGTGTGTGTGCCCTCGCTGGTCTACATCGTCCAAAACAACCTGCTGTATGTGTCCGCCTCCCACTTGGATGCAGCCACCTACCAGGTGACGTACCAGCTGAAGATCCTCACCACGGCCATGTTTGCTGTTGTGATCCTGCGCCGCAAGCTGCTCAACACACAGTGGGGTGCGTTGCTGCTCCTGGTGATGGGCATTGTCCTGGTGCAGTTGGCCCAAACAGTGGGACCATCGAGTGGTTCAGCCGGTGGAGCTGCAGCAGCGGCCACGGCCGCCTCCTCTGGAGGAGCGCCCGAACAGAACAGAATGCTGGGTCTGTGGGCCGCACTGGGCGCCTGTTTCCTTTCCGGATTTGCGGGCATCTACTTTGAGAAGATCCTCAAGGGCGCCGAGATCTCTGTGTGGATGAGGAACGTTCAGTTGAGTCTGCTCAGCATTCCCTTCGGACTGATCACCTGCTTCGTAAACGACGGCAGTAGGATCTTCGACCGGGGATTCTTTAATGGCTATGATGTGTTCGTCTGGTATCTAGTCCTGCTGCAGGCCGGCGGTGGCTTGATAGTGGCCGTGGTGGTCAAGTATGCGGACAACATTCTGAAGGGCTTCGCCACCTCGCTGGCCATCATCATCTCATGTGTGGCCTCTATCTACATCTTTGACTTCAATCTCACACTGCAGTTCAGCTTCGGAGCTGGTTTGGTCATCGCTTCGATCTTCCTATATGGCTATGATCCGGGCAGATCGGCGCCAAAGTCGACTATGCAGGGTCCTGGCGGCGATGAGGAGAAGCTGCTGCCACGCGTCTAG
- the Ugalt gene encoding UDP-N-acetylglucosamine transporter isoform X1 has translation MALLPAPVSYSYSHRPVNANTLKYISLLTLTLQNAILGLSMRYARTRPGDIFLSSTAVLMAEFAKLITCLFLVFNEEGKDAQKFVRSLHKTIIANPMDTLKVCVPSLVYIVQNNLLYVSASHLDAATYQVTYQLKILTTAMFAVVILRRKLLNTQWGALLLLVMGIVLVQLAQTVGPSSGSAGGAAAAATAASSGGAPEQNRMLGLWAALGACFLSGFAGIYFEKILKGAEISVWMRNVQLSLLSIPFGLITCFVNDGSRIFDRGFFNGYDVFVWYLVLLQAGGGLIVAVVVKYADNILKGFATSLAIIISCVASIYIFDFNLTLQFSFGAGLVIASIFLYGYDPGRSAPKSTMQGPGGDEEKLLPRV, from the exons ATGGCGCTCCTGCCCGCCCCCGTCTCCTATTCTTATTCACATCGACCAGTGAACGCCAATACCCTGAAGTACATCAGCCTGCTGACGCTGACCCTGCAGAATGCGATCCTGGGCCTCAGCATGCGGTATGCCCGCACCCGACCAGGCGACATCTTCCTCAGCTCCACGG CCGTGCTAATGGCCGAGTTTGCCAAGCTGATCACGTGCCTGTTCCTGGTCTTCAACGAGGAGGGCAAGGATGCCCAGAAGTTCGTCCGTTCGCTGCACAAGACCATCATTGCCAATCCCATGGACACGCTGAAGGTGTGTGTGCCCTCGCTGGTCTACATCGTCCAAAACAACCTGCTGTATGTGTCCGCCTCCCACTTGGATGCAGCCACCTACCAGGTGACGTACCAGCTGAAGATCCTCACCACGGCCATGTTTGCTGTTGTGATCCTGCGCCGCAAGCTGCTCAACACACAGTGGGGTGCGTTGCTGCTCCTGGTGATGGGCATTGTCCTGGTGCAGTTGGCCCAAACAGTGGGACCATCGAGTGGTTCAGCCGGTGGAGCTGCAGCAGCGGCCACGGCCGCCTCCTCTGGAGGAGCGCCCGAACAGAACAGAATGCTGGGTCTGTGGGCCGCACTGGGCGCCTGTTTCCTTTCCGGATTTGCGGGCATCTACTTTGAGAAGATCCTCAAGGGCGCCGAGATCTCTGTGTGGATGAGGAACGTTCAGTTGAGTCTGCTCAGCATTCCCTTCGGACTGATCACCTGCTTCGTAAACGACGGCAGTAGGATCTTCGACCGGGGATTCTTTAATGGCTATGATGTGTTCGTCTGGTATCTAGTCCTGCTGCAGGCCGGCGGTGGCTTGATAGTGGCCGTGGTGGTCAAGTATGCGGACAACATTCTGAAGGGCTTCGCCACCTCGCTGGCCATCATCATCTCATGTGTGGCCTCTATCTACATCTTTGACTTCAATCTCACACTGCAGTTCAGCTTCGGAGCTGGTTTGGTCATCGCTTCGATCTTCCTATATGGCTATGATCCGGGCAGATCGGCGCCAAAGTCGACTATGCAGGGTCCTGGCGGCGATGAGGAGAAGCTGCTGCCACGCGTCTAG
- the Ugalt gene encoding UDP-galactose translocator isoform X3 → MNIHTVLMAEFAKLITCLFLVFNEEGKDAQKFVRSLHKTIIANPMDTLKVCVPSLVYIVQNNLLYVSASHLDAATYQVTYQLKILTTAMFAVVILRRKLLNTQWGALLLLVMGIVLVQLAQTVGPSSGSAGGAAAAATAASSGGAPEQNRMLGLWAALGACFLSGFAGIYFEKILKGAEISVWMRNVQLSLLSIPFGLITCFVNDGSRIFDRGFFNGYDVFVWYLVLLQAGGGLIVAVVVKYADNILKGFATSLAIIISCVASIYIFDFNLTLQFSFGAGLVIASIFLYGYDPGRSAPKSTMQGPGGDEEKLLPRV, encoded by the exons ATGAATATACACA CCGTGCTAATGGCCGAGTTTGCCAAGCTGATCACGTGCCTGTTCCTGGTCTTCAACGAGGAGGGCAAGGATGCCCAGAAGTTCGTCCGTTCGCTGCACAAGACCATCATTGCCAATCCCATGGACACGCTGAAGGTGTGTGTGCCCTCGCTGGTCTACATCGTCCAAAACAACCTGCTGTATGTGTCCGCCTCCCACTTGGATGCAGCCACCTACCAGGTGACGTACCAGCTGAAGATCCTCACCACGGCCATGTTTGCTGTTGTGATCCTGCGCCGCAAGCTGCTCAACACACAGTGGGGTGCGTTGCTGCTCCTGGTGATGGGCATTGTCCTGGTGCAGTTGGCCCAAACAGTGGGACCATCGAGTGGTTCAGCCGGTGGAGCTGCAGCAGCGGCCACGGCCGCCTCCTCTGGAGGAGCGCCCGAACAGAACAGAATGCTGGGTCTGTGGGCCGCACTGGGCGCCTGTTTCCTTTCCGGATTTGCGGGCATCTACTTTGAGAAGATCCTCAAGGGCGCCGAGATCTCTGTGTGGATGAGGAACGTTCAGTTGAGTCTGCTCAGCATTCCCTTCGGACTGATCACCTGCTTCGTAAACGACGGCAGTAGGATCTTCGACCGGGGATTCTTTAATGGCTATGATGTGTTCGTCTGGTATCTAGTCCTGCTGCAGGCCGGCGGTGGCTTGATAGTGGCCGTGGTGGTCAAGTATGCGGACAACATTCTGAAGGGCTTCGCCACCTCGCTGGCCATCATCATCTCATGTGTGGCCTCTATCTACATCTTTGACTTCAATCTCACACTGCAGTTCAGCTTCGGAGCTGGTTTGGTCATCGCTTCGATCTTCCTATATGGCTATGATCCGGGCAGATCGGCGCCAAAGTCGACTATGCAGGGTCCTGGCGGCGATGAGGAGAAGCTGCTGCCACGCGTCTAG
- the eIF2Bbeta gene encoding translation initiation factor eIF2B subunit beta, which yields MREQPLKEVTQLIHAIKVGLVEGSYSITNKTLDIFKYIIMSKSWQNADALMQIVRGQCKILQAALPQETVTSNIARRILKLTREEFDLLHAKVQHFADDSQASLSLHKLVTQTSESNVSVDYSVPQQGLREALLDHLQEVETELETSSENICVQAEEHIHSSEIILTLGHSRSVENFLKRAIKKRQFLTIIVAECAPACRGHNLAASLAAEKNVEIVVIPDAAIFAMMSRVNKVIIGTHSVLANGGLRAACGAYTVALAAKHYSVPVIVLAPMYKLSPLHLCEQDAFNMVGCAEDVIPYDSIPAREAKVYSPMFDYVPPELVTLFISNTGGHAPSYVYRLLTELYHPEDLEI from the exons ATGAGGGAACAGCCACTAAAGGAGGTCACCCAGCTGATCCACGCCATCAAAGTGGG GCTGGTGGAGGGATCCTACAGCATAACCAACAAGACACTGGACATCTTCAAGTACATCATCATGAGCAAAAGCTGGCAGAATGCGGA TGCCCTTATGCAGATTGTACGCGGCCAGTGCAAAATCCTGCAGGCAGCTCTGCCCCAGGAGACGGTCACCTCGAACATTGCTAGGAGGATCCTGAAGCTAACACGCGAAGAGTTCGACCTGCTGCACGCCAAGGTGCAGCACTTCGCGGACGACTCGCAGGCCTCACTGTCGCTCCACAAACTGGTCACCCAGACAAGCGAGAGCAACGTAAGCGTGGACTACTCGGTGCCGCAACAGGGATTGCGGGAGGCCCTGCTCGACCACCTGCAGGAGGTGGAAACGGAGCTGGAAACCAGTTCGGAGAACATTTGTGTGCAGGCTGAGGAGCACATCCACTCGTCGGAGATCATATTAACCCTGGGCCACTCACGCAGCGTCGAGAACTTCCTCAAGCGGGCGATTAAGAAGCGCCAGTTCCTCACCATCATCGTGGCCGAGTGTGCGCCAGCATGTCGG GGTCACAATTTGGCAGCTAGCTTGGCGGCGGAGAAGAACGTGGAGATCGTTGTGATTCCAGATGCAGCCATTTTTGCGATGATGTCGCGCGTCAACAAGGTAATCATCGGCACGCACAGTGTCCTGGCCAATGGCGGTCTGAGAGCGGCCTGCGGAGCCTACACAGTGGCCCTGGCTGCCAAGCACTACTCCGTGCCGGTCATCGTGCTGGCGCCCATGTACAAACTGTCCCCGCTGCATCTGTGCGAGCAGGATGCCTTCAACATGGTCGGCTGTGCGGAGGATGTGATCCCCTACGATTCGATTCCCGCCCGCGAGGCCAAGGTCTACAGTCCCATGTTCGACTATGTGCCACCAGAGCTGGTTACCCTTTTCATATCCAATAC CGGTGGCCACGCCCCATCTTATGTGTACCGGCTACTCACGGAACTGTATCATCCCGAAGACCTGGAAATCTAA
- the LOC108018905 gene encoding uncharacterized protein, which yields MSPPRHILKLSLEEQRQFIDSFDLVISDCDGVVWLLVGWIPNTGPAVNALKAAGKQIKFVSNNSFRSEEAYMEKFRHIGAKNIQEDDIVHPVKTIVRYLKKHKPGERVFSLMSLEANETLRKHNIEFESLQVKEHLTAASLVDHLAIEKPVGAVLFDIHLDLSYVELAKAIRHLQENEDCQLIAGGSDVIMPLAENLNVAGFFDFLEHVKRYTQREATFLGKPSPLLGEMFNEMFEIREPKRCIFIGDTLVQDVQFGKACGFQSLLVLSGCLTKEDMLNAPVEAQPDYYADSLADFTQLLENIKK from the exons ATGTCGCCACCACGTCACATTCTGAAGCTCAGCCTGGAGGAGCAGCGCCAGTTCATCGATTCCTTCGACCTGGTCATTAGCGACTGCGATGGCGTTGTCTGGCTCCTGGTGGGCTGGATTCCCAACACCGGACCTGCCGTGAATGCCTTGAAAGCGGCCGGCAAGCAAATCAAGTTCGTGTCCAACAACAGCTTCCGTTCCGAGGAGGCTTACATGGAGAAGTTCCGGCACATAGGCGCCAAGAATATCCAGGAGGACGACATCGTTCATCCGGTGAAGACCATTGTCAGGTACCTGAAGAAGCACAAGCCGGGAGAGCGGGTGTTCTCCCTCATGTCCCTGGAGGCCAACGAGACGTTGCGTAAGCACAACATCGAGTTCGAGTCGCTG CAAGTCAAGGAGCACCTCACAGCAGCCTCGTTGGTGGATCACCTTGCCATCGAAAAGCCCGTGGGCGCAGTGCTCTTCGACATCCACCTGGATCTCTCGTATGTGGAGCTGGCCAAGGCCATCCGGCATCTGCAGGAGAACGAGGACTGCCAGTTGATAGCCGGTGGCAGCGATGTCATCATGCCGCTGGCGGAGAATCTCAATGTGGCCGGGTTCTTTGACTTCCTGGAGCATGTGAAGCGTTACACTCAACGGGAGGCCACATTCCTAGGTAAACCATCGCCCCTTTTGGGCGAGATGTTCAACGAAATGTTCGAGATCCGAGAGCCCAAGCGGTGCATCTTTATCGGCGACACTTTGGTCCAGGATGTCCAGTTCGGCAAGGCTTGCGGCTTCCAATCCCTCCTGGTGCTCAGTGGCTGCCTGACCAAGGAGGATATGCTGAATGCCCCGGTGGAAGCCCAGCCGGATTACTATGCAGACAGCTTGGCGGACTTTACGCAGCTgcttgaaaatattaaaaaatag